In Chitinophagales bacterium, one DNA window encodes the following:
- a CDS encoding galactose mutarotase yields the protein MQLSKISAGNFHDEKIFQFQLSNGWMKVDILSYGATIMSVEVPDRLGVRQNVVAGFHSTEKYMQPHPYLGCTIGRFANRIAGGKFAIDGRTYQLSVNEPPNHLHGGHYGFDKKAWHVINTIEEEDRIGVRFGYVSKNGEEGYPGTLQVTAAFTLTTANELHLQYTATTDKATIVNLTNHAYFNLSAFQSLTIHRHLLKLNAAFCLQRDKHQVPTGVLQALQDGALDFGTAKEIGEGLRLLRDENGIDHTFVIRNYNGSLIPAAELTENISGRKMKVLTDQPGIHIYTANFWNGQLRNDDEIPFEKHGAIALETGFFPDAPNHPNFAGTILKPGEVYRSTTVFKFLNAED from the coding sequence TTGCAACTCTCCAAAATATCGGCAGGCAATTTTCATGATGAAAAAATTTTTCAGTTTCAGCTGAGTAATGGCTGGATGAAAGTTGATATACTGAGCTACGGCGCCACCATCATGTCTGTTGAGGTGCCTGACCGTTTGGGAGTCCGGCAAAATGTGGTGGCGGGTTTTCACTCCACTGAAAAATATATGCAACCTCATCCATACCTCGGTTGCACAATCGGCCGGTTTGCCAACAGGATTGCAGGCGGAAAGTTTGCTATTGACGGGAGAACGTATCAGCTTTCTGTAAATGAACCGCCCAATCATCTGCATGGTGGTCATTACGGCTTTGATAAAAAGGCCTGGCACGTGATCAACACTATTGAAGAAGAAGACAGGATAGGTGTGCGTTTTGGATATGTTTCCAAAAATGGTGAAGAAGGCTATCCCGGTACATTGCAGGTAACAGCCGCCTTTACGCTAACCACTGCGAATGAACTGCACCTGCAATACACGGCCACTACTGATAAGGCTACGATTGTAAATCTGACCAATCATGCCTATTTCAACCTGTCGGCATTTCAATCGCTTACTATACACCGTCACCTGCTGAAGCTCAATGCAGCATTTTGTTTACAGCGCGACAAGCATCAGGTTCCAACAGGAGTATTGCAGGCATTACAGGATGGAGCACTGGATTTTGGCACAGCGAAGGAAATTGGCGAAGGCCTGCGTTTATTGCGTGATGAAAATGGCATTGATCATACATTTGTAATCCGTAACTACAATGGAAGCTTGATACCGGCAGCTGAATTAACTGAAAATATTTCGGGAAGAAAAATGAAGGTGTTGACAGATCAGCCCGGCATACATATCTACACGGCGAATTTCTGGAATGGTCAACTGCGCAATGATGATGAGATACCATTTGAAAAGCATGGTGCCATTGCGCTGGAAACCGGTTTCTTTCCCGATGCACCCAATCATCCGAATTTTGCGGGCACTATATTAAAGCCCGGAGAAGTCTACCGGTCAACTACTGTTTTTAAGTTTCTTAATGCAGAGGATTGA
- a CDS encoding arabinogalactan endo-1,4-beta-galactosidase: MIIVSCKKPEEIIETPPVVKDTVVNGGFEADQMETASAAGWMTAGADSGADQVIGGGYEGNYALSHQMAAAYKVVTYQDLNGLKNGYYQLTAFIQNSGGQNACYLSGKTTGNERLTSLPVSPVWTMVIVRGIQVTDGKCTISIYSDANAGNWCKVDAVSLIQDDLPYTFLKGGDVSELSYLESKGGKFYDNGVEQDCFEILKSHGFNIVRLRLYNDPGNPGYAPSNLLPAGFQNPADILQLAQRAKAAGMQIELTFHYSDYWSNGTTQYKPHDWVNLSFEDLKAAVYNFTFGFMNQMKDQGTIPEYVSLGNETPGGFLFPDGDYNHFGQMAALFNQGYDAVKAVSPDSKVIIHLDDAGNTSLYDWFFGSLTAASGKYDIVGASYYPFWSQRTVTQMRNWANYESAKLGKEILIMETGYNWNPTLPNGSGGQLGNNGPYQNIYPSSPLGQKNFLLELFNGIKSADNGKVIGVLYWDPVMIAVPGVGWQLGAPNVVANTTLFDFSGNALISLDAFRYNN, from the coding sequence TTGATAATTGTTTCGTGCAAAAAGCCGGAAGAAATTATTGAAACACCTCCTGTTGTAAAGGATACTGTAGTCAACGGTGGCTTTGAAGCTGATCAGATGGAAACAGCTTCGGCCGCAGGTTGGATGACTGCAGGCGCTGATTCCGGTGCAGATCAGGTTATCGGTGGCGGCTACGAAGGCAATTATGCACTGAGTCATCAGATGGCTGCAGCCTATAAGGTGGTTACATACCAGGATCTGAATGGGCTGAAGAACGGTTACTATCAGCTAACGGCATTCATACAAAATAGCGGTGGACAAAATGCCTGTTATCTCAGTGGTAAAACCACCGGCAATGAACGCCTCACATCACTTCCTGTTTCCCCGGTATGGACGATGGTGATAGTCCGTGGCATACAGGTTACGGATGGAAAATGCACCATCAGCATTTATTCTGATGCCAATGCAGGTAACTGGTGTAAGGTTGATGCTGTTAGCCTAATCCAGGATGATTTACCCTATACTTTTTTGAAAGGCGGTGATGTTTCAGAACTGAGTTACCTGGAATCGAAAGGCGGAAAGTTTTACGATAACGGTGTAGAGCAAGACTGTTTTGAAATACTGAAAAGCCACGGTTTTAATATTGTGCGGCTAAGGCTTTACAATGATCCGGGGAACCCGGGATATGCGCCATCCAATCTTCTGCCTGCCGGATTTCAAAACCCTGCCGACATCCTGCAGCTCGCACAACGCGCAAAGGCTGCAGGGATGCAGATTGAGCTGACGTTTCATTACAGTGATTACTGGAGTAATGGCACTACACAATATAAACCTCATGATTGGGTAAACCTGAGTTTTGAAGACTTGAAAGCAGCGGTGTACAATTTCACCTTCGGCTTCATGAATCAGATGAAAGATCAGGGCACCATACCGGAATACGTTTCGCTGGGTAATGAAACGCCGGGTGGTTTTCTATTTCCCGATGGTGACTACAATCATTTCGGACAGATGGCTGCATTGTTTAACCAGGGATATGATGCAGTGAAGGCTGTATCACCTGATTCGAAAGTAATTATTCACCTCGATGATGCGGGCAATACCTCACTCTACGACTGGTTTTTCGGATCGCTTACTGCTGCAAGCGGAAAGTATGATATCGTGGGCGCTTCTTATTATCCTTTCTGGTCGCAAAGAACAGTAACGCAAATGCGCAACTGGGCTAACTATGAAAGTGCCAAACTTGGCAAGGAGATACTGATTATGGAAACGGGATATAACTGGAACCCGACTTTGCCGAATGGCTCCGGCGGGCAATTGGGAAATAACGGGCCATATCAGAACATCTATCCGTCTTCCCCGCTGGGCCAAAAAAATTTTCTGCTCGAATTGTTCAATGGAATTAAAAGCGCCGACAACGGAAAAGTGATTGGTGTGCTGTACTGGGATCCGGTGATGATTGCGGTGCCGGGTGTAGGATGGCAACTGGGAGCACCAAACGTAGTAGCCAACACAACACTTTTTGATTTCAGCGGTAATGCACTTATTTCATTAGATGCTTTCAGGTACAATAATTAA
- the galK gene encoding galactokinase, whose product MTAPPDAIRNLVQDNSLFVFSPGRINLIGEFTDYNMGFVLPAAIDKGIYFVLTPRTDNLVQLYSVDFNATYETTIDDLIPSDTSSWPNYILGVVEQFKLAGIDVNGFNAAVAGNIPVGAGLSSSAAVECAVAMSLNEMTHASLQKLKLVQMAQRAENDFVGVRCGIMDQFASMFGKPGQAIKIDCRSLEHEYVPISMDGLRILLLDSNVKHSHGTSEYNVRRNQCEEGVAMIRQHEQEVYYLRDASIAMLDAYIAPFDNTLYRRCKFIVEENERVVQAAEQLKKGDVRAFGKLMFASHAGLQHDYEASCPEIDFLVSSVKHNDAVKGARMMGGGFGGCSINLVQEESVASIIENTAVAYEEAFGKTLTPYVAKVEAGTTILKGY is encoded by the coding sequence ATGACGGCACCACCTGATGCAATAAGAAACCTTGTACAGGACAACTCACTGTTTGTTTTTTCTCCCGGAAGAATCAACCTGATTGGTGAATTCACCGATTACAACATGGGCTTTGTGCTGCCCGCTGCCATTGACAAGGGAATCTATTTCGTCTTGACTCCCCGAACGGATAACCTTGTTCAACTATACTCTGTTGATTTTAATGCGACCTATGAAACAACGATTGATGACCTTATTCCTTCTGACACATCTTCGTGGCCAAATTATATTCTTGGTGTGGTGGAACAATTTAAGCTTGCCGGCATAGATGTGAATGGTTTTAACGCTGCCGTTGCCGGCAATATTCCGGTCGGGGCCGGACTCTCATCATCTGCTGCAGTGGAATGTGCCGTGGCCATGTCGCTGAATGAAATGACACATGCAAGTCTGCAAAAGCTGAAGCTGGTTCAAATGGCACAACGGGCTGAGAATGATTTCGTAGGTGTCCGTTGCGGCATCATGGATCAGTTTGCCAGCATGTTCGGCAAGCCGGGCCAGGCAATAAAAATTGATTGCCGTTCGCTTGAACATGAATATGTTCCGATCAGCATGGACGGCCTCCGCATACTCTTACTGGATTCGAATGTGAAACATTCACATGGAACATCGGAATACAATGTCAGAAGAAATCAGTGTGAAGAAGGCGTTGCGATGATCCGGCAACATGAGCAGGAAGTATACTACCTCCGCGATGCCAGTATCGCAATGCTTGATGCATACATCGCACCGTTTGACAACACGCTTTACAGGCGCTGTAAATTTATAGTGGAAGAAAATGAAAGAGTGGTGCAGGCTGCTGAGCAATTAAAAAAAGGAGATGTTCGCGCATTTGGGAAATTAATGTTCGCTTCCCATGCCGGTCTGCAGCATGATTATGAAGCAAGTTGCCCGGAAATTGATTTCCTGGTAAGCAGTGTAAAGCATAATGATGCCGTGAAGGGCGCAAGGATGATGGGTGGAGGATTTGGCGGATGCAGCATCAACCTGGTGCAGGAAGAATCAGTGGCATCCATTATTGAAAATACCGCTGTCGCCTATGAGGAAGCATTCGGCAAAACACTGACCCCTTATGTGGCAAAGGTGGAAGCAGGCACAACGATACTGAAAGGATACTAA
- a CDS encoding UDP-glucose--hexose-1-phosphate uridylyltransferase, producing the protein MSEPTIDFTKYPHRRKNILTGEWLLVSPQRTNRPWQGKVETAATDNRPAYDPHCYLCPGNKRAGDNINPAYTSCFAFTNDYSSMQEDTPEASMNTDDLLIAKSQSGICRVICFSPRHDFTLPHLSVENISALIGLWCDEFTTLAQNPKLKYILIFENKGEIMGCSNPHPHGQIWGSSDVPVEPQKETVQQLNYFNAKGKSLLADYLALELKKEERIVCSNDHFVALVPFWAVWPFETMIIAKRQVQAITQFTMEEKKSLAGLLKNLTIRYDNIFQTSFPYSAGMHQAPVNDGDHPEWHWHMHFLPPLLRSATVKKFMVGYEMLGNPQRDVTAEWAADVLRKQQEVHYSNSSSGIQP; encoded by the coding sequence ATGAGTGAACCTACGATTGATTTCACAAAGTACCCGCACCGCCGTAAAAACATTCTCACCGGAGAATGGCTGCTTGTTTCACCGCAACGGACCAACCGTCCCTGGCAGGGCAAGGTGGAAACCGCAGCAACCGACAACCGGCCGGCATATGATCCACATTGCTATTTATGTCCGGGCAATAAGAGAGCCGGAGACAACATCAATCCGGCTTATACTTCCTGTTTCGCTTTTACGAATGACTATTCATCCATGCAGGAAGATACACCGGAAGCAAGTATGAACACAGACGACCTGCTGATTGCAAAAAGCCAGAGTGGTATCTGCCGGGTCATTTGCTTTTCACCGCGTCACGATTTCACACTGCCACATCTGTCCGTCGAAAATATTTCAGCCTTAATTGGCTTATGGTGCGATGAGTTCACGACGCTTGCTCAAAATCCCAAACTGAAGTACATCCTCATTTTCGAAAATAAAGGCGAAATCATGGGGTGCAGCAATCCGCATCCACACGGGCAGATCTGGGGCTCGAGTGATGTGCCGGTTGAGCCACAAAAAGAAACTGTTCAGCAGTTAAACTATTTTAATGCCAAAGGAAAAAGCCTGTTGGCAGATTACCTGGCCCTTGAGCTGAAAAAGGAAGAGCGCATCGTTTGCAGCAATGATCATTTTGTGGCACTCGTACCCTTTTGGGCGGTCTGGCCATTTGAAACCATGATCATCGCAAAAAGACAGGTACAGGCTATAACACAGTTTACCATGGAAGAGAAAAAATCACTCGCGGGATTGCTGAAGAATCTTACGATACGTTATGACAATATTTTTCAAACATCTTTTCCTTATTCCGCCGGCATGCACCAGGCACCTGTAAATGACGGCGACCATCCTGAATGGCACTGGCATATGCATTTTCTGCCGCCACTGTTACGGTCGGCTACCGTAAAAAAATTTATGGTGGGATATGAGATGCTTGGCAACCCGCAACGGGATGTGACGGCGGAATGGGCGGCCGATGTATTGAGAAAACAACAGGAAGTTCATTACTCCAATTCATCATCCGGCATACAGCCATAA